The genomic interval TCCAAGAACATCTCGTTGAATCCCGAAACCAACGAGCTGATTCTGGATGTCAATACCGTGCAAGTTATCCCGCGTGCGCCCACGGCCGGTTATGTGCCAGGGCAGTTGCAGGACAATGGCGCAGCGAACCGCATAGCGCAAGTCAGCGGCGTCGCCACCGGCGACCTGTGGGTCGAGGTGGTTGATCCGCGCCTGGTGGAAGATGATGACGAGTTCCGCATTACGTTCAGCAACAATCCCACCAGCTATACCATCGAAGATCTCAAACCGGTGGTGAATACCTTCAATGCGCGCCTGAATCAATTCATCAGCATGCCGAACACCAACATCAACGAGGCGACGTTTTCGCTGACCAGCTCGGACGGCAACCGGGTGTTCACGCGCGAGGTGGATTATGAATTGCAGGCGCCGGCCGGTTTCGTGCGCGCCATTCCCGGCGGCGCGATTCAGGAGCAGGAGAGTGTGCGCGCGGTTTATCGCTATTTCCCGTTGTTGAACAGCACGCGCCTGGCGTTTGAAGAGGGCAATCCCTTCTTCGACGGCATGCGGCTTTATGTCAGGGATGTCGCGCTCAATCTGGATGAAGCGCGCACAAAATGGACAAGTGCGAGCAAGACGAATTATCTCGCTTCGGTCAAACCGTTCAACGGCGTGGATCGCAACAAGTATCCCGCGGACTACGAAGTCCGTTTTTCCAATACCGTGGTAGACAGCAGCAGCCGTCCAGGCTTTGGTTACATCAAGTCGAATTTCGAAGTGTGGGAGGTCACCAAAGGCCGGGTGCCCAAAAAGCAGCGCATGGTTTATCTAGAAACCGTGAGAAACGACAGCCTGTGGAATCCCGGCGAACGCGCGATTATTTTGCTGGGCGATGATGGCCTGGTGCAAACCTGGGAGTTCACCTTCACGCCGCCCGCGGAAAATGCCGTTGCGCCCACCACCGGCGACGTGTATTTCATCGCCACCTCCAGGCCGTTCACGGCAGAAGACGCCTACAGCTTCACCACCACGGCTTCACGCATTGATGAAGTGCAAGCCACCAACACGCTCGACAAGATTCGCGTGGTGCCGAATCCCTATGTCGTGACCAACGCGATTGAGCCGCTGGACTTGCAGAATCCGCGCGATCGCGGCCAGCGCCGCTTGTACTTCGATCTGCTGCCGAAAGATTGCACCATTCGCATTTTTACCGTTACCGGCGAGTTGGTCGACACCATCGAGCATCATACCACAATGGACGATGGCAAGGCCTTCTGGGATTTGACCACGAAGGACAATTTCCCGCTGGCGTTCGGCGTTTATATTTATCACGTCGATGCCGGAACGCTCGGACAGAAGATCGGCCGTTTCGCAGTGATCAAGTAACCAAACTCGACAGGTGGATTGCGGAAAAGCAGGATCGGCATGTTCCTGCCAACCTTCTTCATCGCAGAAATTTTTGGAGAGTGAGTCCTCATGAAAGAATTCCGTTTACTCTTAGTCATAGCCTTGTTCGCTGCGGGCGCACACGCGCAGGTCGACAACACGCAAACCATCACTAAAACCGGCACAACGGTGGCGCAGTTCTTGAAAATCGGCGTGGACGCGCGCGGCGCAGCCATGGGCGGCGCGTTTGCCGCGATGGAAGGCGATTTGAGCGCGATGCACTGGAACCCGGCAGGCCTGGGGCATCATCAGGGCATTGGCGTCATGTTCGCGCACAATCAATGGCTCGCTGACATGAATTTCAATTTTGCGGCGGTTGCGTTTGATATTCAGGGTCTCGGCGTCATGGGCTTGAGCGTGACCAGCCTGGGCGTGCCGGATGATTTCGTCCGCACGGTCGAAAAACCCGAGGGCACCGGTGAATTGTTCAATGCCAACGATCTGGCTCTGGGCTTGAGCTTCGCGCGCCGTTTGACCGATCGCTTTTCCATCGGCGGCACCGCGAAGTATATCCGGCAAAACATTTGGCACATGAACGCCAGCGCGGTGGCGGTGGACATTGGCGCGTTATTCACCACGCCGTTCAATAATGTGCGCCTGGGCGCCAGCATCACCAACTTCGGCAGCGATATGCGCCTGGATGGCCGCGACATTCGCTTCAGCAACGATCCGGATCCCAACAACCAGGGCAATGTTGAATTCGTCAACGCGTTGTACGAAACCGAGAGATTTCCGCTGCCGCTGGGCTTTCGCGTTGGCATTGCCACAGAATTGATCCAAAATGACAATATGCGCGTCACAGTGGGCGTCGATGCGTTGCATCCGAATGATAACGCTGAAAGCATGAATGCCGGCGCGGAAGTCGTTCTGAATGAAATGTTTTTTTTGCGCGGCGGCTATTCCGCGCTGTTCC from Cytophagia bacterium CHB2 carries:
- a CDS encoding PorV/PorQ family protein; translated protein: MKEFRLLLVIALFAAGAHAQVDNTQTITKTGTTVAQFLKIGVDARGAAMGGAFAAMEGDLSAMHWNPAGLGHHQGIGVMFAHNQWLADMNFNFAAVAFDIQGLGVMGLSVTSLGVPDDFVRTVEKPEGTGELFNANDLALGLSFARRLTDRFSIGGTAKYIRQNIWHMNASAVAVDIGALFTTPFNNVRLGASITNFGSDMRLDGRDIRFSNDPDPNNQGNVEFVNALYETERFPLPLGFRVGIATELIQNDNMRVTVGVDALHPNDNAESMNAGAEVVLNEMFFLRGGYSALF